In the Nicotiana tabacum cultivar K326 chromosome 16, ASM71507v2, whole genome shotgun sequence genome, one interval contains:
- the LOC142170336 gene encoding uncharacterized protein LOC142170336, with the protein MAIKAQALADHLAKNPVDDEYQPLSTYFPDEKVNSIEMTSEDTNAWKMFFDGAVNAKGIGIGAILISPTGQQYPATTRLRFFYTNNTAEYEACIMGMDMAINQDVEELLIMGDSDLIIRQAQGEWETRDVKIIPYRCVNAMSSLL; encoded by the coding sequence ATGGCAATAAAGGCCCAGGCTTTAGCAGATCACCTAGCCAAAAACCCTGTGGATGATGAATATCAACCTCTGAGTACTTACTTTCCAGATGAGAAGGTGAATTCAATCGAGATGACAtcagaagacaccaatgcttggaaaatgttcttcgacggagctgtGAACGCAAAAGGCattggaattggggcaatcttgatctcacccactggtcagcagTATCCAGCCACAACCCGACTTCGGTTTTTCTACACAAACAAtactgccgagtatgaagcctgcattatgggtatggaCATGGCAATCAACCAAGATGtcgaagaattgttaatcatgggagattcagatctgatTATTCGACAAgctcagggagaatgggagactcgagatgtCAAAATTATTCCctacag
- the LOC142170335 gene encoding uncharacterized protein LOC142170335 → MGLLQPVPPNRQNPESPSYQPGARCAYHSGVEGHDTKSCWTLKRVVENLIEQKRIVLKDEDIPNVTNNPLPAHNNGPVIGMICEDKEFDPALKAIIVIAVVEKKPKADAKQEKGEKKSKLTPQNIEKTVETKTEVVPSKDAILYVPRGLRKGQVTLSPPRRFELNKGSKMYMPKGTYVVRGPIISPRLNEPVVIDRAPQRPMTDPTAIPWNYNEAVVTYKGKEVLGKVNETNPTEKYLNLEEVNNATKKHFPLKKSVSAEEAEEFFRKMKTADYEIIDQLRKSPAQVSLLSLLMNSTEHQKVLIKTLNEAYVPIETTVEQLERMAERFFTINQISFSKNDLPPEGATHNKALHLTVKCEGYYVKRFMLDGGSGVDIYPFSTLQRMEIERIRPNNVCVRAFDGIKRDTIGEIDLILTIGPVDFEVTFQVLDIDTSYNFLLGRPWIHAAGAAPSTLHQMVKLEYEDQEIIVHGEDEQSIYRDPSVPCLKAREGSEHIVYQVFEVVVVD, encoded by the coding sequence atgggtttgttacaACCCGTACCCCCAAATAGGCAAAACCCAGAGTCACCCTCTTACCAACCTGGCGCCCGATGTGCCTATCATTCTGGGGTGGAAGGGCATGACACTAAGAGCTGTTGGACTTTGAAAAGGGTCGTTGAAAATCTCATAGAACAAAAGCGGATAGTGTTAAAGGATGAAGacattcctaatgtgaccaacaacccGTTACCGGCTCACAACAATGGACCAGTTATTGGAATGATCTgcgaagataaagagtttgatccTGCCTTGAAAGCCATCATTGTAATCGCTGTCGTCGAGAAAAAGCCAAAGGCTGATGCAAAGCAAGAAAAAGGGGAGAAGAAGAGTAAACTCACCCCTCAAAACATAGAAAAAACAGTGGAAACCAAAACTGAGGTAGTACCCTCGAAAGATGCCATCCTTTATGTGCCCCGGGGTCTTAGGAAAGGACAAGTTACATTGAGCCCTCCAAGAAGGTTTGAGCTGAACAAAGGATCTAAAATGTATATGCCAAAAGGGACCTATGTGGTACGGGGGCcaataatttcaccaaggctgaatgagcccgtggttattgaccGCGCACCGCAGAGGCCCATGACAGATCCTACTGCCATCCCATGGAATTATAACGAGgcggtagtaacctacaaaggaaaagaagtcctGGGAAAAGTAAATGAAACTAACCCGACTGAGAAATACCTTAATCTAGAGGAAGTGAATAATGCCACGAAGAAGCATTTCCCACTCAAGAAGTCAGTTAGTGCCGAAGAAGCAGAAGAGTTCTTCAGGAAAATGAAAACTGCGGACTACgagataattgaccaactccgaAAGTCTCCTGCTCAGGTCTCTTTGTTGTCTCTATTAATGAATTCAACTGAACATCAGAAAGTGTTGATCAAAACCCTCAATGAAGCTTACGTTCCGATTGAAACTACTGTGGAACAATTGGAGAGGATGGCAGAAAGATTCTTCACAATCAATCAAATCTCCTTTAGCAAGAATGACCTGCCCCCGGAGGGGGCCACCCACAACAAAGCCCTCCACCTAACAGTTAAATGTGAGGGGTACTATGTGAAGAGATTCATGCTGGATGGCGGTTCCGGAGTAGATATCTACCCTTTCTCAACTCTGCAAAGAATGGAGATTGAGAGAATCAGGCCCAACAACGTCTGTGTTCGTGCCTTTGATGGCATCAAAAGAGACACCATAGGCGagatcgatttgattttgactattggacctgtggattttgaggtgacctTTCAAGTCCTAGACATTGATACTTCTtataatttcctcttgggaagGCCTTGGATTCACGCGGCAGGAGCCGCACCTtccactctccaccagatggtgaaattggAATATGAAGATCAGGAGATCATAGTCCACGGAGAGGATGAGCAATCGATCTATCGGGACCCGTCGGTCCCATGCCTCAAAGCTAGGGAAGGTAGTGAACATATAGTCTATCAAGTTTTCGAGGTTGTGGTCGTAGACTAA